GCTGTGCGTGGATATGGGCAGCTTCCATATCTGGATCGCCCGCTATCTGTACAGCTTCCGCGCGCGTCAGCTGCTGATTTCCAACGGCCAGCAAACCATGGGCGTGGCGCTGCCGTGGGCCATCGGTGCGGCGCTGGTGCGGCCGGGGGATAAGGTGGTGTCGATTTCCGGCGACGGCGGCTTTATGCAGTCGAGCATGGAGCTGGAAACCGCGGTGCGGCTGAAAACCAATATCGTGCACGTTATCTGGGTGGATAACGCCTATAACATGGTGGAAATGCAGGAAGTGAACAAGTACCAGCGCAAATCCGGCGTGTCATTCGGGCCGATTGATTTTAAAGCCTACGCCGAATCCTGCGGCGCGGTGGGCTTCGCCGTCCAGTCGGTGGACGAGCTGCGGCCGGTGCTGCGTAAGGCGATGGAGATTCAGGGGCCGGTGGTGGTGGCGATCCCGGTGGATTACGCCGATAACTACAAGCTGATGGCGCAGATGAATTTCAGTCAGATGATTTAAGCGGACTTCTTTACCTGATAGAAAGCGCGCCCAGGAGAGCGTTGATAATAAAAAAAAACCGGTCAGCATGCTGACCGGTTTTTTATGACAGAGCCGGGGGAGGATGTTTTCATCCCGGGCGCTACCCGCTATCAGAAGTGGGTGTTGATGCTCATATAGAAGGTGCGGCCCGGTTCGTTGTAGGTAGCCGCCCCGGCGCCGGCGATATTGACCGCGCCGGTGGTCGGGTTGCCGACGTTCTGCGCGTTGCCGGCGCGGAACTGGCGTTTGTCGAACAGGTTGTCGACCCCGGCGGTCATGCTGACGTTTTTGCTGACGTCGTAGGTGGCGCTGAGACCGACGATGGCGTACGGGCTGACTTCACGTCTTTCGCTGCCGCTGGTGGCTTCCCCTTTGTAGTTGTACTTCTTCGGTTTCTGACGGCCGTACCAGGTCAGGGTGCTCTGCATCGACAGGTCCTGCGTCGCCTGCCAGCTCAGGGTGGAGTTGAGCGTGAACTTGGGAATAACCGACAGGTAATCGTCGGTGGTCTTATTCTTGTTCTCGATCATATAGGTCAGGTTGTTGGTCCAGGAGACCGTTTCGCTGACCGGCACGTTCAGCGACCCTTCCAGACCCTGCACCACCGCCTTAGGCACGTTCTCCCAGCGGTAGATGTCGGTTTTACCGTTGCTGGTCTGGCTGACAGGCGTGTAGCCGGCTTCGATCTTGTTGCGGTAGTCGTTGCGGAAGTAAGTGACGCCGGCCAGCCAGCCGTCGTTGTGGAACTCCAGCCCGATTTCTTTGTTCACGCTGGTTTCTGCCTTCAGATCGTCGTTGCCCATCAGGTAGCAGCCGACGCCGCTGGAGCTGTTGGCGCAGCCCTGGCCTTTGCTGTACAGGATATAGTTCGGGTTGGTCTGGAACAGGTTCGGCGCTTTATAGGCGCGGGCGATGCCCATCTTCAGGGTGAAGTATTCACCCAGCTCCTGCGACAGATTCAGCGACGGGCTCCAGTTATCGCCGGACACCGAGTGGTGATCGTAGCGCATGCCCGGCGTCAGCATGGTGGTGTCGGTGAGCTCAATATTATCTTCGGCAAACAGCGAGAAAATACGCGCGGATGAGTAGGGGCTGCGATCCGAACTGGAGAGACCGTCGATATCGCCGCCCTGCAGCGCCTGGCTGACGATTGAACTGCTCTTCATCTTCTGCTGGTTCCATTCGGCGCCCAGCGTGGCGGTTTGCGGCACCCACATCTCGAACGGCACGCTGACTTCGCTGTGCAGCAGGATATCGTCCAGATCGGTGTCGTTAAAGCCGGCGTCTTTCTCGTTGAAAATCCCTTCGGTGCCGCCGGCCAGCCCTTCGTTCATCCGCGAGTTGCGGGTGTTTTCGTATTGCACATAGTTATTGGTGCTGACGCCGTTGTCCCAGGCGCCCTGATAACGTAAGGCGTAGGTTTCGCGGTACATACGGTTGGTCTCTTTACCGTACATATCCTTCACCAGGTCATTGCTGTTGGTGTTCTGGGTATCGCCGGCGTACAGGTTGCCCTGACGGCCGTAGCCATATTCGAACTCCAGCGATTGCAGATGGGCGAAATCCCAGTGCAGCAGGCCGTTGATGTTTTTGTCGATCACCCCTTCGCGACCGGCCGGCAGGCTGTCGGCATAGGCGCCGTAGCGGTCGGACTGATGACCCTGGTTGATATATTGGGAATCAGCCTGGGTTTTGCTGTAGCCGCCAAACAGGCGGAAGCTCAGGGTATCGGTTAACGGCCCGGCCAGGCTGAAGTCGGTGCGTTTGGTGGCGCCTTCCTCTTTATGCTGCGGAATGTTGTAGTAGGCATTCAGCGAGCCGTGCAGTTCTTTGGTCTGTTTCTTGGTGATGATATTGACCACGCCGCCGGCGGCGCCGCTGCCGTAGCGGGCGGCGGCCGGGCCGCGCAGCACTTCGATGCGCTCAATCATTTCCGGCGGCACCCAGGCGGTGTCGCCGCGGGTATCGCGCTCGCCGCGCCAGCCCTGACGCACCGAGTTGCGGCTGCTGGCTGGCATACCGTCGATCAGAACCAGCGTGTTTTCCGGCCCCATGCCGCGGATATCCAGCTGGCGGTTGTTGCCGCGCTGGCCGCTGGTGGAGTTGCCGGTCAGGTTGACGCCGGGCATGGTGCGGATCAGTTCGCTGATATCGCGCGCCGGCGGGCGCTTTTTGATTTCGTCGGCGGTGATGGTGGAGACGCCGGGCGCCTGCAGGTTCTGCTTGGCGGCGGTCACCAGGATGGTGTCTTCGGCCGGTTTTGCTGGTTTTTTATCGTCAGCGGCGGCGGTGTTTTCCGCGTTTGAGGGGGTATCCGTTTGCTGTGCGGCGTGTGCCAAAGTGGACGCGCCTAAACCCAGGCCGATAAAGGTAGCCAGAGAATAACGAGAAAGTGTGCGATTCATTGTGATTTCCTGCCGTTTTGCCATCCCTGCGGCGTAGCTCATGCCGGCAGGGCAGCCGGTTGTCGTTTTTTATGTCGTCAATGATTCATGGATAGAATAAGCCGGAGACGCGCTCGGCATTCGACCCGTTACTAATAATCGGCATCCGTCCCCGATGAAGAATACCGACCCTGTTTGTGGGCCCGTACACACTATTGCAAATGAAAATAATTATCAATAGTATTCGATTTGCCGTGTCTATATATGCGGTAGGGCAGCCGGATATTTTCCGTGCGCACAGCGTGTTATGCCAACTACCAGGTGAGTGGGTGTTTTGAAAACTGAACAACAGCCAACAAGCAGTACGTTATTAACAAGCAAGCACGTCGGGAGCCATGGCTGGTGGCTGGAGATTGCCCGGCGCGGCACGCCGTTGGTGGAACCGACCGACAACGGCCGCTGGAAGGTGACCTTCCTCTGGCGCGATCCGCAGGGGTGCGAACTGACGTCCGCCTATAAGCGCGTCTGGATCAACATTAATTGCCTGACCGACCACCATCAGCCGAATCCGCCGCAGAGTCTGCAGCGTCTGAGCGGCAGCGATGTGTGGTACTGGCAAACTGAACTGAACGCCGACTGGCGCGGCAGTTACTGCTTTATTCCCAGCATGGACGACCGTCCGCTGCGCGTCGACGGGGCCGATGCCCACGCCAATATGCATGCGCGGCGCCATTGGTGGCATCAGGTGTTCGCCAGCGCGACGCACGATCTGTTGAACCCTTACCGCTCCTGGCCGGCCGCCGGCGGTAATATTGTCTCCGGGCTGCATATGCCGGAAGCGCCGCCGCAGCCTGCCTGGCATGATTTTGACAACTATGAGGTTGCCAGCGGCCGCTGCATTCCGCCGGCGCCGGCGCGTCTGCAGCAGCATACCTGGCACAGCGAGCGGCTCGGCAACAGCCGCAAAGTGTGGGTGTACACCACCGGCGACGGCGATCCGACGCAGCGACCGCTGGCGATTCTGCTCGACGGCCAGTTCTGGGCACAGCAGATGCCGGTGTGGGATCCGCTGATGCAGATGACCCGTGCAGGCCAGTTGCCGGCAGCGATGTATGTGCTGATCGATATTATCGATTTGAAACATCGCGCCCAGGAGCTGAGCTGTAACCCCGATTTCTGGCTGGCGCTGCAGGAAGAGCTGCTGCCGCAGTTGGCGGAGTGGGCGCCGCACAGCGCCGAGGCTGCGCGCACCGTGGTGGCCGGGCAAAGTTTTGGCGGCCTCTCCGCGTTGTATGCCGGGTTGAACTGGCCGCAGCGTTTCGGCGCGGTAATCGCCCAGTCCGGTTCTTACTGGTGGCCGCGGCGCGATATGCTGCAACTGCCGACCCCGCCAGAGGACGCCTGCTGGCTGCAGCGTCAGGTAGAGCAGGGATTGGGCAGCCACGGCGCGCTAAAGGTGTTTATGGAAGCCGGCATGCATGAGCCGTTGGTGCATCGGGTCAGCGGCCAGATGGCGACGCTGCTCAGCCAGCGCGGACATCGGGTGCACTATCGGGCGGTCGAAGGCGGCCATGATGCGTTGTGCTGGCGCGGCGGCCTGCTGGATGGCCTGCAGGCGCTGTGGCAGCCTGATTTTGTCACCGCCCACCAAACCACGCCGGTTGCCGATCCCCGTCTGATTCAAGGAGCCCGCGATGGACATGCCGAACCCGTTTGACGACCCGCAGCAGCGCTGCCTGATTCTGTGCAACGGGCAGCAGCAGTACAGCCTGTGGCCTGACTTCAGTCCGGCACCGGACGGCTGGCGTACGGTGTTCGGCCCGGCAGAACGCGCCGAATGCGTCGGCTGGCTGGAAACGCACTGGCGGGACATGCGGCCCGCCGCGCAGCGTGAGCAACAATGATGACTGGAGCAAGTACGGTGTCAGAAAATTCTAATTTAGCGGCGGATTATCAGGCATGCCCGGAGATGCCGCTGGTTGCGGCGCAGCCCGGCATCTGGGTCGCCGATCAAATTTCGCCGCACGGCAATGCCTATGCGGTGGCGCATTATATTGAACTGAATGGCGCGTTGGACAAAGAGTGCCTGCTGCGCGCCATCGGCCTGGGATTGTCCGAGGCCGATACCCTGCGCCTGCGCTTTGAAGAGCGCGACGGCGTGCCGCTGCAGTGGCTGGATGCAGAGTGTGCCATCCACGCGGCGGAATATCTCGATTTTACCGACTCGGCGGACGCCGAAGCCGCGGCGACGGCGCTGATGGACATCGATCTCGACGGCGAGCTGCGTGTCAGCAGCGGAAACCCGCTGTACCGCAACGTGCTGATGCGCGTGGCGGACGATCGTTGGTTCTGGTATCAGCGCTATCACCATATGCTGGTCGATGGCTTCAGCTTTACCGCCATTACCCGTCGTGTCGCCCACATTTACAGCCGGCTGCGCCGCGGCGAAACGCCGGATCCGACGCCGTTCAGCGCATTTAGCGACGTAGTGGCCGAATATCAGGCGTATCAACAGTCCGCCGGCTGGCAGCGGGATGCCGGTTATTGGCGCGACAAGGCAGCCCAGCTGCCGCCGCCGGCGACCCTCAGCCCGCAGCCGCTGGCCGGGCAGGCGCCGACCACGCGCATTCATCGCCTGAGCCAGCACTGTTCGGCGGCCGATTTCGCGCCGCTGGCGGCGCTTGGCCGCCAGCATCAGCTCAACGCCGCCGATATGACGATCGCGCTGCTGGCGCTGTGGGTGTCGCGCCTGAGCGGCCAGCCGCACTTCAGCGCCGGCTTTATCTTTATGCGCCGTACCGGCTCCGCCGCGCTGTGCGCCACCGGGCCGGTGATTAACGTCTTGCCGATGGAGATGCAGGTAGATCCGCAGGCGACGTTGGCGGAGGTGGCGCTCACGCTCAGCCGTGAGCTGAAGAAGGTGCGCCGCCATCAGCGTTATGATGCCGAGCAGGTGCAGCGCGATCTGGGACGCATTGGCGATGCCGAGCCGCTGTACGGCACGGTATTCAATTTTAAAATGTTTGATTACCAGCTGGATTTTGACGGTATTGCCGGCATTACCCACGATCTGGCCTCCGGGCCGGTGCGCGATCTGGAAATTGCGCTGTTTATCGGCGACGACGGCCAGCTGAAGGTAGAACTGCTGGCCAATGCCGAGCGTTATCAGCGCGATGAACTGGCGGCTCATCTGCAGCGTTTGCCGCTGCTGCTGAGCCAGTTTACCGCCCGGCCGCAGCTGCCGGTGGGGGAAGCCGATATGCTGACCGCCGCTGACCATGCGCTGTTGGAGCAGGTGAATGATACTGCCCACCCGGTGGCGCCGCAGACGCTGAGCGGCCTGCTGGCGCAGCAGGCGCAGCGCACGCCGGACGCGCCGGCGCTGTCCGATGCGCATTTCCGCTTTACCTACCGCGAGACCCGCGAACAGGTGAGCGCGCTGGCGCGCCAGCTGACCGTACAGGGCGTGCGGCCGGGCGATATCGTTGCCGTGGCGCTGCCGCGTTCGGTATTCCTGTCGCTGGCGCTGATGGCGATTGTTGAAGCCGGCGCCGCCTATCTGCCGCTGGATACCGGTTATCCCGATGAGCGTCTGGCGATGATGCTGGAAGACGCCACACCGCGGCTGATTATCACTGAACCGTCGCAGCAGGCGCGTTTTGCCGGACAGAGCGATATCCTGCTGTTCGATGCGCCGCTGGCCGCCGACCATGCCGCGCAGGTCGAGGTGACGGGGCCGACGCCGCACCATCCGGCCTATATTATTTTCACTTCCGGCTCCACCGGCCGGCCGAAAGGGGTACTGGTCGGCCATCAGGCGATCGTTAACCGCCTGCTGTGGATGCAGGACCACTATCCGCTGAATGCGCAAGACGTGGTGCTGCAGAAAACGCCGTGCAGTTTCGACGTGTCGGTCTGGGAGTTCTTCTGGCCGCTGATCGTCGGCGCGCAGCTGGTGATGGCTCTGCCGGAAGCGCACCGTGACCCGCAGCAGCTGCAGCAGCTGATCGCCCGCCACCGCGTGACCACCATGCACTTTGTGCCGTCGATGCTGGCGGCGTTTGTCAGCGCGCTGGAAGGGCCGGAAGCGGTTGAACAGTGCGCCAGCCTGCGCCGGGTGTTCTGCAGCGGCGAAGCGCTGCCGGCCGAGCTGTGCCGTCAGTGGCAGAGCCGCACCGCGGTGCCGCTGCACAACCTGTATGGCCCGACGGAGGCCGCGGTGGACGTGACCTGGCATCCGGCCTGGGGCGAAGCGCTGGCGGCGGTGACCGGCGCCAACGTACCGATTGGCCTGCCGGTGTGGAATACCGGGCTGCGTATTCTTGATGCGCGTCTGCGCCCGGTGCCGCCGGGCGTTGCCGGGGATCTGTACCTGACCGGGGTGCAGCTGGCGCACGGCTATCTGGGGCGGCCGGAGCTGACCGCCAGCCGTTTTGTTGCCGATCCGTTCGGCGACGGCGGGCGGATGTACCGCACCGGCGACGTGGCGCGCTGGCTGCCCGACGGGGCGGTGGAATATCTGGGGCGCAGCGACGATCAGCTGAAGATCCGCGGGCAGCGCATCGAACTGAGCGAGATCGATCACGCGCTGCTGTCGCTGCCGGGCGTGCAGCAGGCGGTGACCCATGCGCTGGTGCTGACCGGTACGCCGACGGACGCCGGTGGCGACGCGCGCCAGCTGGTGGGCTATCTGGTGCCGCAGGCGGGGGTGACGCTGGATCTGACGGCGCTGCGCGCTGCGCTGGCCGACCGCCTGCCGCCGCATATGGTGCCGGTCGCGCTGGTGGAGATGGCGGAGCTGCCACTCAGCGCCAACGGCAAACTGGATCGTAAAGCCCTGCCGCAGCCGCAAAGCGGCACGCGCAGCGCCGGCCGTGAACCGCTGCCCGGGCTGGAAAGCGAGATCGCCGCGGTGTTCGCCCGTCTGCTGCAGCGTGAGCAGGTGTTTGCCGACGACGACTTCTTCGCCTTGGGCGGTCATTCGCTGCTGGCGATGCGTCTGGCGGCGGAACTGCGCCGCGATCTGGATAAGGCAGTTTCAGTCGGACAGGTGATGGTGGCGTCGAAGGTGGAACAGCTGGCGGCGCTGCTGGCGGAGGAGCGTACGCAGGAAGAGGCCGACCGCTGCGGCTTCGACAGCGTGCTGCCGCTGCGCACTACCGACGGCCCGACGCTGTTCTGCCTGCATCCGGCCTCCGGTTTCTCCTGGCAGTTCAGCGTATTGCCGCGCTATATCGATCAGCACTGGTCGCTGGTGGGCATTCAGTCGCCGCGGCCTGACGGCCCGCTGGCGCTGAGCGAAGATATGGATCAGGTATGCGAGGCGCATCTGGCGACGGTATTGTCGGTACAGCCGCACGGCCCGTACCACTTCATCGGTTATTCGCTGGGCGGCACGCTGGCGCAGGGCATTGCCGCCCGGCTGCAGGCGCGCGGTGAAGAGGTGGCGTTCCTCGGACTGTTGGATACCTATCCGCCGGAAACGCAGAACTGGGACGTGATGCTGGACGATAACGTGCTGAAAGAAGTGCAGCGCGAGCGCGAACAGTTCCTGGCGGTGTCGGAAGATACGCTGGACCCGGCGCTGGGTGAGACCCGCACGGCGATGTTCGACAATATTGAAGCCAATTACGCCGACTCGGTACGCTTGCTGTCCCGTACCCATACCGCCAACTTCCGTGGTCAGGCGACGCTGTTTGTCGCCAAACGCACGCTGCAGGAAGGGATGGACGTGCAGCAGACCTGGGCGGAATATGTTGATGCGTTGCAGGTACACGAGCTGGACTGCGCGCATGTGGACATCGTATCGCCGGCGTCGTTCAAGGTGCTGGGGCCGCTGCTGAACCGTATCTTGCGTACGCTGTAGGCGGGCAGGGCGCGTTGCGCCCGATGATGAGGCATTAGAAAGGCGCGTAAGCGCCTTTTTTATCGTTAATCGGTGTCAGTCTGATGGGGAATCGGCATGCACATGCCGATGCAGCATGGGATTATCTGCAGCCGTAGTGCCGGAAGGCGGGCCGGACGCTTCAATAACCGGGTTATTGGATGGCAGGTCCTGTTCTGACTGAACCGAGCGGACCAGGCGGTTGAGCGCCAGGGCCCGGCGCTCGGCGATCGGACGTTTAGTGTTGAGCATCTGCATTTCCCTCGCTTGTCTGCTGTCTGAAAATTGGACAAATTTTACCATGAGTTTGCTGCGAACCCAACGTCAGCGCGCGTAGTTTTCAATATAGGCTTCCAGTGCGCTAAAACGCGTAACGCAGTCCATACTGCCGGGAATCTGCCGGAAGTCGGCATGGGATAAGTAGTAGCGAAGCGTATGCGGATTAATCGCCTGGCGGATGGTTATGCGCAGCGTTTTTTCATCACAGCCGCAGCGTGCTATCAGCCCGAGCGCATAGAAATATAAGGTATACAACACGTACTTAAACATTTTGCCGTGGAGCGGGTGCCGTGCGTTATCCGTCACAAAGTTTTCAAGGGCAGTGACTTCGAGAGTATTGAAGTGAACATCGTAGATACACAGGCAAATGCCGGCAGGCTGCGTAGGGTCCGTTTGTAGTTTGAAGGCAAAATCAAAGCCTTCCTGGTGGCGGTAACGCATGGTGCGGTCGTCAAAGCGTGATACTAAATGGCGCCAGTTGAGTCTGAGCCGATGCATATTGTGGTGTAGCCAGCTTTCATCGGCGCGTTGAACAGCCGTGATGGTCAACCCGCCGGCAATTAACACCGTATTCATATCGGCCAGAGCCTGACGAATGATTTCTTTATGCGTTGTTGCAGAAAGCGGCCTCTGCCGGGGCGGGCATTGGCCGTTGACGATATCTTCCATGATTTAATGCCTTTGATCCGTGGTTCCCGGTAGGTTAACGACGGGGCTGGGGGACGGCAAACGGCGATGTTTAAATCAGGAAGGCCGATCGCAAAGTTCAGGGTTTACCCAGCGGCACCACCAGCGGCGTATGCGATACCGGATCGTCAATGATCATGCACTTCAGGCCGTACACCTCTTCGATCAGCTGCGGCGTGACGATATCTTTCGGCGCGCCTTCGGCGATCACCTTTCCGCCGCGCATGGCAATCAGATGGGTGGCGTAGCGGCAGGCATGGTTCAGATCGTGCAGCACCACCACTAACGTATGGCCGCGCTCGCGGTTCAGCTGGCGCATCAACTCCAGCAGTTCGATCTGGTGGGTGATATCCAGCCAGGTGGTCGGTTCGTCCAACAAGAGCAGCGGCGTTTGCTGCGCCAGCACCATGGCGATCCATACGCGCTGGCGCTGACCGCCGGAGAGCGTGTCGACCGCCTGTTCCGCCAGATCTGCCACGCCGGTGGCGCGCATCGCTTCTTCTACCGCCTGCTGATCCTCCTCCCGCCAGCGGCTGAACAGGCGCTGATGAGGATAGCGGCCACGGGCCACCAGATCGAACACGGTAATATCGCCGGGGGCGATCGACGTTTGCGGCAGCAGCCCGAGCTGGCGCGCCACCTCTTTGGTGGCGTAGTCGCGGATGGGTTTGTCATTCAGCCACACCTGGCCCTGCTGCGGCTGCATCAGGCGGCTGAGGGTACGCAACAGCGTCGACTTGCCGCAGGCGTTGGGGCCGATAATGACCGTCAGCTCGCCGTGCGGAATGGCGACGGACAGGTCGCTCGCCACGATTTTCTTGTCATAGCCCAGCGTCAGGTTTTCGGCGCGCAGCGGCGCGGACAGCGGCGTTACAGTATTCATTTTCTACGTGACTCACGGATTAATAGCCAAATCAGGTAAATACCGCCCAGGCAGACGGTCAGCACGCCGACCGGCAATTGATACGGTATAAACAGCCGCTGGGCGGCGACGTCGGCCGCCAGCAGCAGCAGGGCGCCGGTCAGCGCGGTCAGCAGCAGCACGTGGCGGTTGGCGCACAGGCGGCGGGCGATCTGCGGCGCCACCAGCGCGATAAAGGAGATCGGCCCGGCGACAGCGGTAGCCGCGGCGGTCAGCACCACGCCGAGCAGCAACAGCAGAACGCGCGATCGATCGACCGAAACGCCGAGCGCGCAGGCGGCGTCGTCGCCCATCTCCAGCAGACGCATGCGGCGCGACAGGCCGCACAACAGCAGCGTCGACAGCGCGATTGCCAGCAGCGCCGGCTGGCTTTTCGCCCAGGTGATGCCGTTCAGTGAACCGGCGCTCCACAGGCCGGCGGTCATCGATGCCTCCAGCGACGCGCTGACGATCATCCAGGTATTGGCGCCCATCAGCAGCGCGCGTACCGCGATGCCGACGATAATCAGGCGAAAGGCGTCAACGCCGTTACGCCAGGCCAGCAGGTAGACCAGCAGCGCGGTCAGCAGGCCGCCGGCCAGCGCGCCGCTGGTGATGCCGAGGATACTGCTGTTAAACAGCACCACGGCCACCAGTACACCGCTGTAGGCACCGGTATTGAAACCGATAACGTCGGGGCTGCCCAGCGGGTTGCGCAGCAGCGATTGGAATATCGCGCCGCTGATGCCGAGCGCCGCGCCCAGCAGCAGCGCCATCACCACGCGCGGCAGACGCCACTGGGTGACGATTACCGCCAGATTGGCGGGGCCTTCGCCGCGCAGGGCGTCAATCACCTGCGCAGCGCTCAAAGACAGCGTGCCGGCGCCGAGGGCGTAGACGGCCAGCGCCGCGCAGGCGGCGGTGAGCAGCAGCACGGTCAGGGTGGCGCGCGACAGGCGGGCGGCGCGTTGCGGCGCGGACAACATGGCGGTATGGCTGGCCATCAGCGACTCCTCCTGAACATATGACGCTGACGCACCAGCGCAATCAGCACCGGTGCGCCAATCAGCGCGGTGACGATGGAGACGCGCAGCTCGCCCGGCACCAGGAAACGGCCGACTAAATCGGCGCTGAGCAGCAGGATCGGCGTCAGCACCAGCGTCCAGGGTAAAATCCAGTGCAGTTCGGAGCCGGCCAGACGGCGGGCGATATGCGGCATCATCAGGCCGACGAAGGCGATTGGGCCGACGGCGGCGGTGGCGCCGCCGCACAGCAGGGTGATTGCCAGCAGGCCGAGCAGCTGCGTACGTACGATGCCGGTACCCAGCGCGGTGGCCAGATCGCTGCCCATGCTCAGGCTGTTGAGGGCTTTGGTCAGCCACAGGGCGATCAGCGTACCGAGGAGAATCGGCAGCGCGACGGTGCGCACCACCTGCATATTTTGGATATCCAGCGAGCCGGCCTGCCAGAAGCGCAGCTGGTCGAACACCTGCGGATTAAGCAGAGAAATCCCGGTGGTCATGCCGTCCAGCACCGCGCCCAGCGCCACGCCCGCCAGCGTCAGGCGCACCGGATTCAGCGTGCTGCGCCCGAGTGCGCCTACCAGCGCCACCAGCAGCGAGGCGCAGAGCGCACCGGCAAAAGCGAACCACAGATATTGGCCGATGTCGGTGGCGCCGAACAGCGACATGCCCAGCACCACGGCGAAACCGGCGCCGGCGTTGACGCCGAGAATGCCCGGGTCTGCCAGCGGGTTGCGCGACAAGGTCTGCATCAGGGCGCCGGCCAGACCGAGCGCGATGCCGGCCAGCACGCCGATCAGCGTACGCGGCAGGCGGGCGTCGGTGATGATCACGCAGTCAACGCCGCTGCACTGGCCGTTTAATGCCTGCAGAACGGTGGAGAAGGGGATGGATTGGGCGCCCAGCGCCAGGCTGAGCGCCATCATCAGCAGCAGTATCAGTACGGCGAACAGCAGCGCGTAGAGCCGGCGGCGAAAGGTGCGCGTAGTACCTAAAAACAGAGTTTCCTGGGGCGCTGAAGCAGCGTGCGAGCAATTGTGTGTAAGCCGGAACATAACAGCCCATTATTCAATTGAATATTAATGATATTTATTATCATTATTGATTGTATTCATCTATGGTAGCATGAGTCGCTGCCCCATTGCAGTAGCAAGCGTGCAATTCCTTTATAAAGCTGTGGTGATAAAACACATGAGTAAGCCCTCGATTTTGCTTGATTTTGGTTTGTTAAAGACCAATCAGGCGTTCCGCGCCGTTTTCTGCGCGCGCTTTATCTCTATTCTGGCGCTGGGA
The nucleotide sequence above comes from Serratia rhizosphaerae. Encoded proteins:
- a CDS encoding ATP-binding cassette domain-containing protein yields the protein MNTVTPLSAPLRAENLTLGYDKKIVASDLSVAIPHGELTVIIGPNACGKSTLLRTLSRLMQPQQGQVWLNDKPIRDYATKEVARQLGLLPQTSIAPGDITVFDLVARGRYPHQRLFSRWREEDQQAVEEAMRATGVADLAEQAVDTLSGGQRQRVWIAMVLAQQTPLLLLDEPTTWLDITHQIELLELMRQLNRERGHTLVVVLHDLNHACRYATHLIAMRGGKVIAEGAPKDIVTPQLIEEVYGLKCMIIDDPVSHTPLVVPLGKP
- the fepG gene encoding iron-enterobactin ABC transporter permease — its product is MASHTAMLSAPQRAARLSRATLTVLLLTAACAALAVYALGAGTLSLSAAQVIDALRGEGPANLAVIVTQWRLPRVVMALLLGAALGISGAIFQSLLRNPLGSPDVIGFNTGAYSGVLVAVVLFNSSILGITSGALAGGLLTALLVYLLAWRNGVDAFRLIIVGIAVRALLMGANTWMIVSASLEASMTAGLWSAGSLNGITWAKSQPALLAIALSTLLLCGLSRRMRLLEMGDDAACALGVSVDRSRVLLLLLGVVLTAAATAVAGPISFIALVAPQIARRLCANRHVLLLTALTGALLLLAADVAAQRLFIPYQLPVGVLTVCLGGIYLIWLLIRESRRK
- the fepD gene encoding Fe(3+)-siderophore ABC transporter permease, which encodes MFRLTHNCSHAASAPQETLFLGTTRTFRRRLYALLFAVLILLLMMALSLALGAQSIPFSTVLQALNGQCSGVDCVIITDARLPRTLIGVLAGIALGLAGALMQTLSRNPLADPGILGVNAGAGFAVVLGMSLFGATDIGQYLWFAFAGALCASLLVALVGALGRSTLNPVRLTLAGVALGAVLDGMTTGISLLNPQVFDQLRFWQAGSLDIQNMQVVRTVALPILLGTLIALWLTKALNSLSMGSDLATALGTGIVRTQLLGLLAITLLCGGATAAVGPIAFVGLMMPHIARRLAGSELHWILPWTLVLTPILLLSADLVGRFLVPGELRVSIVTALIGAPVLIALVRQRHMFRRSR